ATGATATAAATATTATCATGATGATCTTCTTTTTTCACCTGGTTCAGAACAGCCTGGGCAAGAGCATTATCTTCTGTTGAGTATTTTTGCCCCGTAAAAACATCTACCGCTGATGGCAAAATTCCGTCAAATGAAAAACTGAATTTCACTAATTTTTTTCCACTTTTCTGATCAATTCCTTCTTTAAGCTTGTTACATGTATCAGCTACAATGGTACTGTCAACTCTGATTAAGTTGTATTTTTCGATTTCTGTCTTGGAATAAAGTTCCGAAAATCTTTCGTACATCTGTTCGTAGATTTCTAGGAAATAATTGGAATCAATTTTTGAAAGCCTCTCAGAAATTGAACTCCTTCGAATCTTTTCCTCTTCCCCTAAGCCAAATAACGCTTTGAATCCACTGCTATTAAAAGTATCTTCGAGTGTTCTTTGACTTAATTTTTCATTATCAAATATGCAATACAAAAGCAGGTAGAATATTTTTCTTCCATGCAAAACTTTACTATAATAATCCACTTTTGTACTTGCGGAAAGGTGACTTAAAAGTGCTTCGGGAATAAATTCTAAAACATCTTTAAGTGATATTTTGTGATCTTTAAAAACTGACATAAACAATTGATTATCAGCAATAAAGATACAAAAAATGAAAAAATAAAACAAATTAAATAGTTGATAATCAATTAATTACAATAATAATATTGAATATCTAAAAACAAAAAGTCGGAAGAAAAAATCTTCCGACCATGACTAGGCTAAAGCCCGCTCCTATTGATAGTACAAAGTTTATATTTTCAGGATGCCAGTATCTCATCACTAACATCTAACTTCTAACTTCTAGCTTCTAATTTTCCATTAAGGTGCCAGTCTCGAAATCTTCCAGTCCAGATCTTCTAACTGATAAATAATCCTGTCGTGAAGGCGGTTGGGTCTTCCCTGCCAGAATTCAATTTCGTAAGGTCTTGCAAGGTACCCCCCCAATTCGTTGGCCTTGGCACTTCAGTATTTTCATATTCTTTCTCCAGCTCTTTCAGTTTTTCTTCCAAAAACTCTTTGTTCGGAATCACCTGGCTTTGTGGAGAAACTACAGCTCCCAACTGACTTCCTTTCGGTCTTGAATGAAAATAACCATCACTCAGGTTTTCCGCTACTTTTTCCAGATCTGCTTTGATGATAATTTGTCTTTCAAGATTAGGCCAGAAAAAATGCAGACATGCTTTATGATTATTTTCTATTGCTTTTCCTTTTCTGCTGTTATAATTGGTGTAAAAAATAAATCCTTCATGGGTATATGCTTTCAAAAGTACCATTCTCGTTCTCGGACACCCGTCTTCCTCTACTGTAGAAACCGCCATAGCATTGGCTTCCGAGATCATTGGGCTTTCACTTGCCTCCAAAAACCAGCCTCTAAACTGCTCAATTGGATTTTGTTTTATCTCACTTTCAATAAGTTGGGATTTATCGTACACTTTTCTTTTGTCGTGCAGGTTTTCCATAAATATTTTTTATTAAATTTGAGTATGAATCACTCATACAAAGGTAAAATATTAATCTCGACACCTGACATTTCCGGCGATATTTTTTCACGATCGGTAGTGCTGGTTATTGAACATAATGAAAGTGGTGCATTTGGTTTGATACTGAATAAAAAAAACAGCCAGATGAGCAGCAAGTTCAAAGATTTTTTTGACTTTAAAATTGAGGTCTATGATGGCGGTCCTGTAGAGAACGACAAGGTATTTTTCATTGTAAAAGGTAAAAGAGTTACAGAAGTATACACCGATATTACTGATGAATATTACCTTACTGAAGATATTGAACGTATCATTAATGCTGTTTTAAGCAGTGAACTGGATATTGAACACATAAAAATATTTTCAGGATATTCCGGATGGTCTCCCGGCCAGCTGGATACTGAAGTTCAGAGAAAAATGTGGACTGTAGTAGATGTTTACAATCTGGATTATACCCTTCCCAATGATCAGACGCTCTGGAAGTCTATTATGCAGAATCTTGGGGGTGAATTTCTTCTGTGGGCTAATTCACCTGAAGACATTTCATTGAACTAAAAAGTATATTTTTCGCGCCATTTACACAATTAACAAACTTTAAGATTCTTTTAACCAATTTTAAAGAAAGTTTTTCCGTTCTTTGAAAAACTAAAATCACTGATATGAAAGGTATTACATTACTGGCTTTATCAATATTTTCTACCGCATTTTTATCATTTACTCCTGTCAACAAAAAATACATTGTCATAGATGCCGGGCATGGCGGAAATGATTTTGGGGCTACCCATGGTGAAATTCTGGAAAAAAATATTGCATTAAGCGTTGCTAAGGAAATCCGGAAGATCAATGAAAGTCAGGACAAATATGAAGTTATTTTAACGAGAGATTCTGACAGTTATCCTACTCTTTCCGAGAGAACCAATCAAATCAACAAACTGAACCCTGAAATGGTGATTTCCCTTCACGTAAACTCTTCTCCTGAAAAAGAGAGGGATGATAACGGATTTGAAGTATATGTTCAGAACTCTGATGTCTCAAAGGAATTGGCTGGAAAAATTTATAAGAAATTCAATGCCCGTAAAATTTCGGAGAGCAATCTTCATATTTTAAGAGAAACTAAGGCTCCTGCTGTATTGGTAGAGCTTGGATTCATCAATAATTCTGAAAACAGGAATTATATCACCAGTGAAAAAGGGCAAAAGGAAATTGCACAGAAATTTGTTGAAATCATCAACGAATACTAAATAAAATACAAGTTCTGATTTATTCAGAATAAAACCCGGTAAAGGACTTCTGGAACTTTGTTGTTTACCGGGTTTGTCAATTTTTTATTGATTAAAACTTTTCTTCCAGCTTTCCACCAATTCTGAGAAACGGTAGCTTTCAAAAGTCTTATTTCTTATCTTACCTACAGAAAATATACCCTTCTCGTCAGAAATCATTAAAATTTCTTCAGCTTTCTGAGATTCGAATGCAATAATCTCGTGTTCCTGGATATCTGCCAGATTATTTTTATGTAAAAAAGTAACAAAATTTTCCATTAAAGGAGAAATGTAAGCTCCTTCAGTCTGTTTTGGTACTTTAATAATATCACCTTCCAAAAAAAGAAGATTTCCCACAGTAGTACGTGCAATTCTCTTATTAGGATTCAGCAGAATTACGTCATCAAGGTCATTTTCCTGTGCATAGATCGCTCCGTAGATATTTTCCGGACAGTGAACTCTGATATTACTCAAAAGGTTGTTATTCACGTTAATTTCTTTCGTCAGATCCAGCTCTAAAGGTCTTTGATGAACTGCCAGCACATCCTCCATTTCTGCAACTTCGTAAAAATAGGAAACAGAAGATTTTGCCAATGTTACTCCATCATTATTTCTGAATACCTGGAAATTGATAATTCCGTTCTTTACTCCTTTCCCTTCAATAATTTCTTTTTGAAAAAGAGTCTGAAAAAACTCCAGTGTGTAAGTTAAAGGAATATTCAGTCTCATCTTTCTCATGGAAGCCATCAGGAAAAAATAGCATTCTTCGTCCATGATCAATCCACCGTTTCTTACAAAGAAAGAAACCTTCACTGCGTCTCCCCAAAGAAAGGCTCTGTTCTTTACACTTAACTCGTCTGATGTAAAATATTGATTTTCCAATTTTTGATGTGATTTATTTACAAAAAAATAATGAACGATAAATCGTTCATCAGTTTTATCATTTAATATAGCCCGGTATTACGCCGCACCCAATTTTATTCTCAGGTTCTCAATAAGATTTTCCCAATACATTGCATTTTCCTCTTCATCACCTTCTTCACAGAAATCTGTAATATTTAAAGCAAGATCTTCTGTAATATCATCAATTGTGATTGTCATTTCAAAGAAATTTTTTGTTCCTTCATCTTCTTCCCATCTGAAACGTACGAAACCCTCAGGCTTATATCTGATCAAAGTGGCCTTCTCAGCAGGTCCTCCGCCCCAGCTAAAAAAGAAATCATCGCCTTTCTCTGTTACCTCATCCGCAAACCATTCAGACAATCCCTCTGCAGTCGCCAGATATTCGTACAAAATCTCTGATAAACAGTGCATTGGAAATTCGTAATGGACTTTATGTTTCGCCATATAATCTTTGTTTTATCGTCCCGCAATATATAAATTAATTTTTTTATTACGCAAAAAAACAATTACTTTTTTATAGAATCTGCATGATATTTATCACAGGATTTAAATCTTTATTACATTAAGTTTTAAGGCTTAATTATGCCATGTAAAGCATAAAAAAATCTCTCCTTTTCAGAGAGATTTTATCTTTAATTTTCGTTAAGAACATCAAGAATAATCTGACATCCTTCTCTTATTTCGTCCTTAGATAATGTAAGGGGTGGGGAGATTCTCAGGTACTCATTTCTGTACAGCTGCCAGAAAACCACCAATCCTCTTTCCATACATTTTTTGGCTACTTCTAATGTATATTCCGGTGATCCCAAGTTCACGGCAAGCATTAAACCTTTACCGTTGATATTTTTAATTTTAGGATGAACCAAAAGTTCTCTGAAGAGCTGTTCTTTTTCTTCCACTTCATTCATTAAGCCGCTTTCCAGCACTTCTTTTAATGTGGCATAACTTGCTGCAGCAATCAATGGATTTCCTCCAAAAGTGGTAATGTGTCCCAGTTTTGGTGAATGTGAAAGGGATTCCATGATTTCTCTGGAGCTCATAAAAGCTCCTACAGGAACTCCACCGCCCATTCCTTTACCCATCACAAGGATATCCGGAACGATTCCAAAGTGCTCAAAAGAGAATAACTTTCCTGTTCGTCCAAATCCAGGCTGTATTTCGTCCAAAATCAAAAGTGCTCCTACTTCTTCACATCTTCTCTTCAGCTTGATCAGATAGTCATTATTTGGAACTAAAAATCCTGCTGCTCCCTGAATGGTCTCAAGGATCACACAGGCAGTTTTTTCTGTTATTTTATCGAAGTCATTTTCGTTATTAAATTCAATGAAAGAAACCATCGGCAGTAAAGGGCGGAATTCTCTTTTGTGGGTTTCGTTTCCCGAAACACTTAAAGCTCCATGTGTATTGCCGTGATAAGAATTTTTAAAGGAAACAATTTCTTCTCTTCCTGTATATCTTTTGGCAAGTTTCAAACTTCCGTCAATAGCTTCTGCACCGCTGTTAACAAGATAAGTTACTTCCAGGGGGTCCGGAGTGGCTTCTGCAAGGAGTCTGCATAATGCAATGGGCTTTTCCTGTGCATATTCTCCGTAAACCATTACATGAAGATATTTATCGGTCTGCTCTTTGATCGCGTTTACAATTTTAGGATGGGAATGTCCCAGTGTATTGGCTGAAACTCCTGCTACAAAGTCAAGGTATTTCTTTCCGTCTGTACCATAAATATAACTTCCTACTGCTTTTTCCACTTCAAAACCTGCGGCAAATTTTGTGGTTTGAGCCTGATATATAAAAAAATCTTTATGCATTTCCATTGTCTCCAAAAATTTCAGCAAAGCTATAAAAGATTCGTTAAACGCTGAAATTAATACACGAAAAAAGACCAGCGTGTACTGGTCTTTTATATTATTTTCTGGTTCGTTTAGGTTTTTTAGCTTCTTCTTTAGCTTTTTCATCGTCAATTGCTTTCTGTGCTTTATCGAAGAGTTCGCTATCAGCGGTATATCGTATTTCCTCGTTGTTTGGAGTGTCTACCAGAATATCCTGCCATTTTCTAATCCTGTCTTTGGTATTCCAGTTAAAATCGGCAAATTTTCTTTTTGAAGGTTCAATTTTACTCATTGGATACGTATCTGAAACAGCACCAATACTGCATGAAATAATCTGAAGTGCTCTTTCTTCAAACAATGCTCCAATAATTCCGCAGGTAGAAAGAGTAATCCCTATTCTTTCCGGCTTTTTGGTTTCCTGATCGGTATCATCCACATATACGATAGATTGGGCATTCCCCACTACTCTTGCTTCTTTAATGGCGTTTTTCTCATAGTAAACCGTCATAAATTTTCCTTTCACCTGATTGAATTCATCTTTCAGGTTAAGTGAATCTACTTTACTAATGGCAAAGGCATTTCCGATCACTTTTAATGAATCGATATCTTCGGTTTTGGTATTAAAGTAAGCCTCTACTTTATCTCCGGTTACCTGTTTTTCACCGCTCCAAAGAATAGGGTTGGTGTACATGTGCATCACTCCGTCTGTTTCGTTGAAGGCAATAGAATCTGCTCTTCCCTGTGCATTGGATTTATAAATACGGGCTTTTTTAAAGGCTCTTAAGTAGCTTTTCTTCACTTTGATATCCAGTGAATCCGGTTTTTGATAAGAGATAATTTTTTCCGATGCAAAATAAATAGAATCCTTTTCCATCACTTTCACCGCATACGGGCTTTTCGTCATCATGGCGGAGTCTTTCTTTTCAAAAATCTCTCCGTACCCTCCTTTTATATATCTTCTTTCTTTAGGATCATCAAGGGTTACATTTCCTGTTGCTTTACCGAATCCTGTGATCTGATTGTAGTACATATC
The nucleotide sequence above comes from Chryseobacterium sp. 7. Encoded proteins:
- a CDS encoding IS4 family transposase, with protein sequence MSVFKDHKISLKDVLEFIPEALLSHLSASTKVDYYSKVLHGRKIFYLLLYCIFDNEKLSQRTLEDTFNSSGFKALFGLGEEEKIRRSSISERLSKIDSNYFLEIYEQMYERFSELYSKTEIEKYNLIRVDSTIVADTCNKLKEGIDQKSGKKLVKFSFSFDGILPSAVDVFTGQKYSTEDNALAQAVLNQVKKEDHHDNIYIIDRGIQSTRTMKDFEEKLLKFIIRSKENRKYEEIESFIKTETPIKWDDWGVIKDSKVKLYTGKPIQNKRGNIHHREEKVETYFRLIVIKNEKTAKELWFITNEFELSAKEISDYYRKRWDIEVFFRFMKQELNLSHLVSLNKNGIEVMLYMTMIASMLLLIYKKVNNLGYKTAKRRIAMELRDMITAILIIFAGGDPAKVFKT
- a CDS encoding YqgE/AlgH family protein yields the protein MNHSYKGKILISTPDISGDIFSRSVVLVIEHNESGAFGLILNKKNSQMSSKFKDFFDFKIEVYDGGPVENDKVFFIVKGKRVTEVYTDITDEYYLTEDIERIINAVLSSELDIEHIKIFSGYSGWSPGQLDTEVQRKMWTVVDVYNLDYTLPNDQTLWKSIMQNLGGEFLLWANSPEDISLN
- a CDS encoding N-acetylmuramoyl-L-alanine amidase, coding for MKGITLLALSIFSTAFLSFTPVNKKYIVIDAGHGGNDFGATHGEILEKNIALSVAKEIRKINESQDKYEVILTRDSDSYPTLSERTNQINKLNPEMVISLHVNSSPEKERDDNGFEVYVQNSDVSKELAGKIYKKFNARKISESNLHILRETKAPAVLVELGFINNSENRNYITSEKGQKEIAQKFVEIINEY
- a CDS encoding aminotransferase class IV — protein: MENQYFTSDELSVKNRAFLWGDAVKVSFFVRNGGLIMDEECYFFLMASMRKMRLNIPLTYTLEFFQTLFQKEIIEGKGVKNGIINFQVFRNNDGVTLAKSSVSYFYEVAEMEDVLAVHQRPLELDLTKEINVNNNLLSNIRVHCPENIYGAIYAQENDLDDVILLNPNKRIARTTVGNLLFLEGDIIKVPKQTEGAYISPLMENFVTFLHKNNLADIQEHEIIAFESQKAEEILMISDEKGIFSVGKIRNKTFESYRFSELVESWKKSFNQ
- a CDS encoding START-like domain-containing protein, whose protein sequence is MAKHKVHYEFPMHCLSEILYEYLATAEGLSEWFADEVTEKGDDFFFSWGGGPAEKATLIRYKPEGFVRFRWEEDEGTKNFFEMTITIDDITEDLALNITDFCEEGDEEENAMYWENLIENLRIKLGAA
- a CDS encoding aspartate aminotransferase family protein yields the protein MHKDFFIYQAQTTKFAAGFEVEKAVGSYIYGTDGKKYLDFVAGVSANTLGHSHPKIVNAIKEQTDKYLHVMVYGEYAQEKPIALCRLLAEATPDPLEVTYLVNSGAEAIDGSLKLAKRYTGREEIVSFKNSYHGNTHGALSVSGNETHKREFRPLLPMVSFIEFNNENDFDKITEKTACVILETIQGAAGFLVPNNDYLIKLKRRCEEVGALLILDEIQPGFGRTGKLFSFEHFGIVPDILVMGKGMGGGVPVGAFMSSREIMESLSHSPKLGHITTFGGNPLIAAASYATLKEVLESGLMNEVEEKEQLFRELLVHPKIKNINGKGLMLAVNLGSPEYTLEVAKKCMERGLVVFWQLYRNEYLRISPPLTLSKDEIREGCQIILDVLNEN
- a CDS encoding OstA-like protein, which gives rise to MRIILFLLLFISTLNFAQDKTPVKRDPYLQTPAQPKQVQVRPEDKVKIIHADEIKKNPEKYDGNQYFTGHVQIEHQGSVLTADEVVLYNEENFVKAIGNTRLQNTDGSVITAGEMEYDANTQKGVARKNVVLTDPKQTIKTDILYYDRLANQAYFNTGGTISDGQNVTYAKVGTYFLNTKVVDLTGNVKIETPQYIIEGPNIKQNQNTKIADFLGPTTITSKTNPRNRIYTEKGTYKMDSKEAFLTKNSRIFYNEKILTGDDMYYNQITGFGKATGNVTLDDPKERRYIKGGYGEIFEKKDSAMMTKSPYAVKVMEKDSIYFASEKIISYQKPDSLDIKVKKSYLRAFKKARIYKSNAQGRADSIAFNETDGVMHMYTNPILWSGEKQVTGDKVEAYFNTKTEDIDSLKVIGNAFAISKVDSLNLKDEFNQVKGKFMTVYYEKNAIKEARVVGNAQSIVYVDDTDQETKKPERIGITLSTCGIIGALFEERALQIISCSIGAVSDTYPMSKIEPSKRKFADFNWNTKDRIRKWQDILVDTPNNEEIRYTADSELFDKAQKAIDDEKAKEEAKKPKRTRK